From Caretta caretta isolate rCarCar2 chromosome 14, rCarCar1.hap1, whole genome shotgun sequence, the proteins below share one genomic window:
- the MIF4GD gene encoding MIF4G domain-containing protein isoform X2, giving the protein MGDTGKEEYKIQSFDTETQQLLKTALKDPSSVDLEKVANIIVDQSLKDSVFSKEAGRICYTIIQVNNMPMMALVNPVYECLFRLAQPDSLKKEEEVDCLVLQLHRIGEQLEKMNSQPMDELFSLLRDGFLLEEGLSSLSQLLLLEIIEFRAADWKMTDAAQKYYYSEVTD; this is encoded by the exons ATGGGAGACACGGGCAAAGAAGAGTATAAGATACAGTCATTCGACACCGAGACGCAGCAGTTACTGAAAACTGCTCTCAAAG ACCCCAGCAGTGTAGACCTGGAGAAAGTGGCTAATATAATCGTGGATCAGTCCCTCAAAGACTCTGTGTTCAGTAAGGAGGCTGGGCGCATTTGCTACACCATCATCCAG GTGAACAACATGCCCATGATGGCGCTGGTGAACCCAGTTTATGAATGCCTGTTCCGACTGGCACAACCTGATAGcctgaagaaggaggaggag GTGGACTGTCTGGTGCTGCAGTTGCACCGCATTGGTGAACAGCTGGAAAAGATGAACTCCCAGCCAATGGATGAGCTCTTCTCCCTTCTGCGAGATGGTTTTCttctggaggaggggctcagctCGCTCTCTCAGCTCCTGTTGCTGGAGATCATAGAGTTCCGGGCTGCAGACTGGAAGATGACAGATGCAGCTCAAAAATACTATTACAGTGAAGTCACAGATTAA
- the MIF4GD gene encoding MIF4G domain-containing protein isoform X1 — MGDTGKEEYKIQSFDTETQQLLKTALKDPSSVDLEKVANIIVDQSLKDSVFSKEAGRICYTIIQAESKQVGQSIFRRSLLNRLQQEYKDREELRARSPQAWICYVTFICNIFDYLRVNNMPMMALVNPVYECLFRLAQPDSLKKEEEVDCLVLQLHRIGEQLEKMNSQPMDELFSLLRDGFLLEEGLSSLSQLLLLEIIEFRAADWKMTDAAQKYYYSEVTD, encoded by the exons ATGGGAGACACGGGCAAAGAAGAGTATAAGATACAGTCATTCGACACCGAGACGCAGCAGTTACTGAAAACTGCTCTCAAAG ACCCCAGCAGTGTAGACCTGGAGAAAGTGGCTAATATAATCGTGGATCAGTCCCTCAAAGACTCTGTGTTCAGTAAGGAGGCTGGGCGCATTTGCTACACCATCATCCAG GCAGAGAGCAAGCAGGTGGGCCAGAGCATTTTCCGACGGAGTCTGCTTAACCGACTGCAACAGGAGTATAAGGACCGGGAAGAGCTGCGAGCCCGCTCACCCCAGGCATGGATCTGTTACGTCACCTTCATCTGTAACATCTTTGACTACCTGAGG GTGAACAACATGCCCATGATGGCGCTGGTGAACCCAGTTTATGAATGCCTGTTCCGACTGGCACAACCTGATAGcctgaagaaggaggaggag GTGGACTGTCTGGTGCTGCAGTTGCACCGCATTGGTGAACAGCTGGAAAAGATGAACTCCCAGCCAATGGATGAGCTCTTCTCCCTTCTGCGAGATGGTTTTCttctggaggaggggctcagctCGCTCTCTCAGCTCCTGTTGCTGGAGATCATAGAGTTCCGGGCTGCAGACTGGAAGATGACAGATGCAGCTCAAAAATACTATTACAGTGAAGTCACAGATTAA
- the MRPS7 gene encoding small ribosomal subunit protein uS7m, translating to MAAPTAGRLAALGRRLAAPARAWLPGLTQVRWSQYGPSYLEPEVNKELYRKPLEELSEEEKMQQELKALQPIKATPSNVTSSVFSDPTISKFTNMMMKGGNKVLARSIVTQTLETIKRKQIEKYHQASEEERESIECNPYIVFHQALKNCQPIIGLCNIQKGGKTYQVPSPLKDNRKRFLAMKWLITECREHKHHRTFMHEKLSQELLQAFNNEGPVIKRKHDMHKMAEANRAYAHYRWW from the exons ATGGCGGCTCCCACGGCGGGGCGGCTTGCGGCGCTGGGCCGTCGGCTGGCCGCTCCCGCGCGGGCCTGGCTGCCCGG GCTGACCCAGGTGAGATGGAGCCAGTATGGCCCCAGTTACCTCGAACCAGAAGTGAACAAGGAGCTGTACCGCAAACCCCTGGAGGAGCTGTCTGAGGAGGAGAAAATGCAACAGGAGCTCAAGGCCCTCCAGCCTATAAAAGCTACCCCTTCTAATGTCACCAGCTCTGTGTTCAGTGACCCTACAATCAG TAAATTCACCAACATGATGATGAAGGGAGGAAACAAAGTGCTGGCCAGATCCATCGTTACACAG ACCCTAGAAACCATTAAGAGGAAGCAGATTGAGAAATACCATCAAGCCtctgaggaggagagggagagtatTGAGTGCAACCCTTACATCGTCTTCCATCAGGCACTGAAAAACTGCCAGCCCATCATTGGACTTTGCAACATCCAGAAAGGAGGCAAAACCTACCAG GTCCCAAGCCCCCTGAAGGACAATCGGAAACGCTTCCTGGCCATGAAGTGGTTAATTACTGAATGCAGGGAACATAAGCATCATCGGACATTCATGCATGAAAAACTATCCCAGGAACTGCTGCAGGCCTTCAATAATGAGGGCCCTGTGATCAAGAGAAAGCATGACATGCACAAGATGGCCGAGGCTAACCGGGCGTATGCCCATTATCGCTGGTGGTAG